Part of the Sphaerochaeta associata genome is shown below.
CGGGAAGGCCGTTTGCTTCCCATCAAGTAAATCCTGGATGCCCTCGATGGTGGAACCGGCAAGCTCATCACCGGGAGAAAGCTTGCGAAGATTGGCCATGATGGCTGCCATTTTTTCCTTTCCGCTGGCGCCTTCATAGTCCTTGGAGAAAACAGCTTCGGTGCTATAGCCCCACTTTGCATAAATCTGAGTGAGGCGCTGCTCCAACGTCAAACCTTGTGTGGCCCAATAGCACATCAATTCAACACTGGCAAGGGCGCTGCTTACAGCATCCTTGTCCCTGACTTGGGGAAGTGTCAGAAAGCCATAACTCTCTTCGCAACCGAAGAGAAAATACTCAGCTTCTCCTTTCGGTCCTTCCAAATCGGCGATCTGCTCGGCAATGTACTTGAATCCGGTAAGTACATCCTTGCATCGTCCGCCTTGACTCTCCACAATACGGGCTACCAGATCGGTGGTGACCAGGCTCTTGACCACCAAGGGTTTCTTGGTCAAGTGCTTATGACTGTCAGCCTCGACCAGATAGTCGACCAGCAGGGTTGCGATTTGGTTGCCGGTCAACAGTTGGTACTCCGTCTTCTTTGCGTCAAGTGGTATGGCGATGCCCAGTCGATCCGCGTCTGGATCGGTACCCAACACGATATCAGCCTTCTCTTTTTTTGCGAGTGCAATCGCCATCTCCATCGCTTTTGGGTGCTCCGGGTTGGGAAGCGGTACCGTGGGGAAATTCCCATCCGGTTCCTGTTGCTCGGGAACTACAATGCAGTGGATCCCCACCTTCTTCAGCAAGTGCTGGACCGGCACGTTGCCGGAACCGTGCAACGGGGTGTAGACCACTCTTACCGGGCTGTCCTGTACCAAGGAAGGTCGTCTCAGGCTCAACAGCGCTGTGTGGTAGTAGGCTTCATCAACTTTCTCGGGAACAGGGACCAAAAGACCCTTCGAACGGGCGACCTGTTCGCTCACTTCCTTGATGTCCTCGGCCTTGACGGCATT
Proteins encoded:
- a CDS encoding phospho-sugar mutase, encoding MAYNEKDLRNKAEAYLKAERQQAFSSEVEAELSQGKWESLYDRFYTSLAFGTAGMRGIIGGGTNRMNSFMVRKVTQGLSDYLNHASKNPSVVIAYDSRRYSDLFANEAALVLAANGISVYLYPDLHPVPMLSFAVRYLQTTAGIVITASHNPSQYNGYKVYWRDGGQVTPPHDYSIAERANAVKAEDIKEVSEQVARSKGLLVPVPEKVDEAYYHTALLSLRRPSLVQDSPVRVVYTPLHGSGNVPVQHLLKKVGIHCIVVPEQQEPDGNFPTVPLPNPEHPKAMEMAIALAKKEKADIVLGTDPDADRLGIAIPLDAKKTEYQLLTGNQIATLLVDYLVEADSHKHLTKKPLVVKSLVTTDLVARIVESQGGRCKDVLTGFKYIAEQIADLEGPKGEAEYFLFGCEESYGFLTLPQVRDKDAVSSALASVELMCYWATQGLTLEQRLTQIYAKWGYSTEAVFSKDYEGASGKEKMAAIMANLRKLSPGDELAGSTIEGIQDLLDGKQTAFPPSDVLIIRFSCGDKLVVRPSGTEPKIKYYLFFTMEGGKCEANERKLASRIQTYKAALS